AACTCACATTTGTGATCCTTTCAAGCCACGTTCAGGCAGGCAAACTTGTATTTCAATTGTAATTCATTGTTTACAAAGTCTACCGAAATCTATTTCAATTGTAATTCATTGTTTCTTAAACCAATTCTAAGAAAAATTAAAACATTTTTATTCATTTGGATATGAAACTCACCACCATAATACTTCGTAGCTTCATTTGAGTATCCTCTAAATAATACAATTTGTAGACTTCATTTTCACACTATTGCTCTCTTACTAACTTTTAAATTTGCAAGAAAGATGCTTCACTGAATCACTGCAACTGTTGTCTCCAAGGGTCAGAGAAAACCCTGTAAAAATTTGAATAACAAGCACAAAATCTTAATATCAATCAGTTTGATAAAAATAATCAAGCTATTACTAATTAATAAGCTTCAAACAAGGAAGACCAAACTCACAGTTGACCCTCTTGTAGCAGACCCAGTGGAGGAGAGGAATGACGAGCAAAGATCTCAGAAAAAGTAGACACTAAAATATACAACTCGTGTTGGAGAGGAGAAGAAATCATTGTGCGATAtctttgttgctgctgttgttgatgaTCACATCAAAAGCCATGATCTGATCTGTTGTTGCGGCGGTTTTGAGGCGGCCGAAACAACAAGAGATGGAGAAAAGAGGCAGTAAGAATGAGAGCACCAAAAACCCTAAAATGATGATGCTTAAATAGTAGGGTAAATAAGAAAAGTTAACTACACTTTGTTTACACCACTAGTCATTAGAtaatatgatttttttattttagcttaaaaataaaaataagccgCATTGAAAAGAATTTTTTATATAGTAACTCTTTTCCAGATTCGATGTTTTCGAGTCCTCAGACCAGTTATCGTGAACATAGGAAAGATTAGGTTGGCATAAAAGCCACAGTTAGTTTTGACTTGAAATTGTTTACTGATACAGGCCGGATAAGGTAATGCCTCAGTCTGATTGCTTGGCGATCAAACGATAACTAAACTTCTATTACGCCCACAAATAAAAACAAGAGTTATCAAGAGTTCCATTGTTGATCATATCATTTTGGGTTGTGACAGTTAGAACTCTGTCAATACAAAAAGAGCAAATACACATTGTCTAATGTGCTAACTGACCAAATAAGTTCAAAAAGTTCTACGAAATCCCAATCTGAAGCAACATAGGGTACAGACTCTGAATGTTCTCCGCCTTACTCTGAATGTTCTGTCAATAAAAGATCAACCCAAATTAAGTATTTCTAGTGGTGCGCATGCCAATTTCAGCTATTTAAATCTATTATAATCAACATCCATCACAAGATACGCACAGTATGCACTATAATTAAGCAGGGTTGTTTACGCGTCGATCACGGAAGACCTAGTATATTCTGTATTATAGAAATTCATGAAAAGtactctgattttttttttatccccGTTCTCAATTGTAGTAGGACAAAGAAAATTCACAAATTCCCCTTGTTGTTTAGATATGTATATTCCAAATTCAATACGCAAGCAAAacccatttcaaaaaaaaataaaacgacCAAATATGAAAATGAAGAGATGGGACTTACGAACTAATGAAGTCAAGAATGGATTAGCAAACTCGAATTGTTGGATTAATTGTTCTGTTCTATTCAATAAATGAAAATGACGACATATGGAACACACAAGGCATGAAGGATAGATTTTCTTATAGTACACAATTGTTTCCAATCTTGGGATACTATCTTATTTACAGTTCAAACTGACTAGGAAAAGGACGGAAGAGAGGTCTGTTCGTGTCTAGTATTAGTCAAATGATATGTGCAGCATACTGCAAAGTGCAAACTGTTTACAGTAAGAATAAATCGAGGAGTTGTATGAAAGCGAGATTACCATGGCCAACCCTCAATTCAGATTTAACGGACGTTGCTTTTGTCACCCTCCTCCGCAAGCTTCCACAATAGTTCAATTCCATCCATGTGAGACAACCCAATCACTGCCACaatttttccttgaaaacttctaAGATTTGTAAACATAAACTTGTCTCTGCCTTCAATTATCACCTTATACTGTGCCATTTAAAGTAGATTCAACAATTTAGTTTTGTTATCACTCTTCAAGAAGAAAAAGTGGAACACAAACTACTGTATGCAAAAAGCAGAAAAGCAAAAAAGAAATGACATTGATCTGTTCACGGGTATAATTATACAGTTACGGAAGAGTGTTCTTGTGTTTCTTTCTTTACATGGATGCCTTTTCATGGAAAATTTCAACTATGTATATCTGGGGAACTTCAAGAGTGGTCACAGAAACTTACCCTATCAGGAAAAAGTTTTTTATGAAGGCTATACATTTCATGCGCATAGGATCTTGTATATTCAACTTCACCCCTAGCTTTGGTACAAAATGTTTCCATAAGCAAGTCGAAAAGGGAAGATTTAGGTGATTGTTGATCGataacctgcaaataatgttataaatATATTGATCGGGAAAAGATAATGACCAAAGAGAAAACAAAGAAGGTAAGGATTAGTACATCGATATCTTGATCTATGTAGAAACATCTTGCTCCCACTCTAGAAGATTCTTCCATTGCAACCTGGAAAACAAAGCCAAGGTTATAATATGACAAGGATCTTGGTTGTATTAGGCCCGCCGAGGAAAAATTTAAAAACTGCACGAGTAGGCATGATTTGGCGCCTTTTTTTCTAGGCTCCCCCTgggcgccttttacaacatagacaAGGATATGTAAGGCTTACAAACAAAACAAGTTTAAGCAATAAACACGTACATATGCATTTCAAGGCCACTAATTACCTTGAAATCCAGGCCTGGAAATATACCATGTGCGAACAACCGGCGCAACTGACAATTTGTTAAAAACATTCCAAGCTTCACGCCCAGTCCACCTGGAGTTCTCATGGAAAAGCGGAACAACTTGTACAGTGTAGCATGTTTAGGTTTCAATTTCATGAGGCTCCTGGCACGTTTCTCGCACTGCTCAATCTGCAAATAGAAATTCTAACAAGGTAAAAGCTCGAGTTAAGTAGAGTAATGTAAAATAAGTCCACCACAAAGTTCCTTAATTTGCTAAAAATGTACAAGCTCAATCACTATTTTTATCCAAAATCTCAGAATTGTAGAGTTCTAATGATACATCACAGTCGCAACAAAAATCATTTTGTAGCAGCTAGAACTCCTATTGAATCCTTTAAACTGTCATGGTCGACGACACCTCGAAGCTCAAACTGGACATCATATGCCGAGGCAACGAGGGAAAGGAACTAATCAAAGGCACTGTTGTGATAAATTGAGTTACTCCCTGAATATTTGTACCAATAAACCCTATTGGTTAGATAGGTTTGAAGGATGCTAATATAATTCTTAGGAAATGTCGGTTCCGAGTGCAATAACAGTTTTTTGAGCTGTACCAGTAGAGGGAACTTATTTATTGGGACCGTAATATGCTATCAGGATTTCGTTTGAGCTGAGAGTTGGAATTCATGCCATTTACTAAGAAAGGCCAATGCCGCACggggaaaaagaagaaaagaaaacagttttcagatatctaatTACAAAGATCCCAAGAATCCATTTGaaataacccaaaaaaaaaaaccagtgaACACAAAGCCAAACTCTTTCAATAAGACCAATTGAAGTAATCCAAACATGATCAATTTAACGAGAATAACCATAAGGAGCGTTACCTACCGGAACTACATCAGGCTTTACATTATCGATCACCTACAATGCAACACAACAACTGTATTAGCAAATAACATTTGAAAGGCATTATAACATAAACATGTAAAATTGAGAATTCAAGTGAGTTCACAAGCGACAGCATTTGTTTGTCAATGATGTTATATCTTATCAAAAGCACTTGAGGTCCAAACTCATGAACATGCTAAATTACCTACACAGACAGATGGAAATCTAAACTtgatttagtaaaaaaaaaaaaagagagggggTTTTCCATTTTGCAATTCAAGACTGAAATTGATGATTCAACACTGAGAAAGACGGAAATCTAGTGTAGAAATAGCAACAAAAAACTGAACCAAAACAAACCCTAACATTCAGAAAttagaaaaaagaagaagcaacTTTACCTTTTTAACAGAATGATGATTAGTTCCAACAAGATAGATTAGAGCCCCATTGCTGGAGTTTTTAAGTAGAACAACTTTACCATCAGTAGGGATTCCAGGAATACCATGTTGGTAATGACTTGTTTCAGATTGACTACTCAAATTTGTTGTAGAAACCCTAAGTAAATCATCAGACATGGTTTTTCTCCCCTTTGCAATTTTATGAATTTGTAAACTGCCATCTTCTTCCCCATTCTTCGATTTTAAGCTCCTCTTGTGTTCTTTGTCTGCTAATCAGTTTTGGTATGAAAATGCTTTTTGTTCTTCACACTGGATCGTCCTTAAAGAGGGAAAAACCGAAAAACAAACATAAATCGGTTCATTGGTAATGTAGTGAGTTGGGATTTGGATCTAACTCGGTATCGAAATTCCGCTCGAGTTACTTGtcattttgttttggttttcttttgtTCGATTCGAGATATGCCTTGGCTCGTAAATCTAGCTCGGAGATATATATTTCCTAGCTTGATTGGGGCATATTCAGATTAATTGTGGTATATCTAATGAGACAAAATCTGGTTATTTTGAAGTAaaccaagccaccccttaaccatgtattttctaaatggataATATATATTCTTATTTAATTAACATTAAAAATTCTGATTGggttaattaattgtgtttaaatgaattaattgagtagattaaaacttatgaatttaagttatgaaattttgtttttgattctaactcatgtgggaagatttttgatgaaaagaatttgttttgaaatttttttttttgcaacggaaataaaaacatactacccaaacacttctaaaaaggggattgcaaagttaATGTATGAAATCTGTAATGACTCTCAAGCACGTCAACGCCATTAGACCGGTCAAGAAACGATCcagagatgatcaagagacgtTTTAGTCGTGAATGACTCACTTAATCAATTTAGACATTAATTAATAGGAAATAATCTAACCATGAGACTAGTACCACTAGTTAGATATCGAAAATTTATACGAAATGGACAACTCAAACGCGTCAGTCGGACTCCGGATGAGAAAGATATCGCACTCCGAAATTTAGATGTCGAAGTTTGTCAGAAGGCAACCGGTGTTGACTATTCCATTGACCGTTTAACCTTGCCGTTGACCGGGACGTCTGACCGTTGTCAATTGTTCACCGAACCTTAATTTTATGTGGACCTCTCTCTAGTAATAGACTTCCCCTTAGTAGTTACTTAGATATTGCATAGTGAAACCTTAATTAGTATTTCAATCAATTATATATATTTTGAAtct
This portion of the Papaver somniferum cultivar HN1 chromosome 11, ASM357369v1, whole genome shotgun sequence genome encodes:
- the LOC113323424 gene encoding uncharacterized protein LOC113323424 isoform X1: MSDDLLRVSTTNLSSQSETSHYQHGIPGIPTDGKVVLLKNSSNGALIYLVGTNHHSVKKVIDNVKPDVVPNFYLQIEQCEKRARSLMKLKPKHATLYKLFRFSMRTPGGLGVKLGMFLTNCQLRRLFAHGIFPGLDFKVAMEESSRVGARCFYIDQDIDVIDQQSPKSSLFDLLMETFCTKARGEVEYTRSYAHEMYSLHKKLFPDRYKVIIEGRDKFMFTNLRSFQGKIVAVIGLSHMDGIELLWKLAEEGDKSNVR
- the LOC113323424 gene encoding uncharacterized protein LOC113323424 isoform X2, whose protein sequence is MSDDLLRVSTTNLSSQSETSHYQHGIPGIPTDGKVVLLKNSSNGALIYLVGTNHHSVKKVIDNVKPDVVPIEQCEKRARSLMKLKPKHATLYKLFRFSMRTPGGLGVKLGMFLTNCQLRRLFAHGIFPGLDFKVAMEESSRVGARCFYIDQDIDVIDQQSPKSSLFDLLMETFCTKARGEVEYTRSYAHEMYSLHKKLFPDRYKVIIEGRDKFMFTNLRSFQGKIVAVIGLSHMDGIELLWKLAEEGDKSNVR